ttctttattactCTAAATTTTACATTGGTCAAAACATATAAAGctgaaatttcagaattttaattttctagttATGTTcgtaaattaaaattgattaattcaaCAACAGATTCAAAATGATTAAGGGtattgatgatgaaaagaatCAATTAGAGTCATCTAATTTAGAGGACTTTGCCGCACAAATTACAGGTGCCGCAATCATTTACATAAAATAGCATCTTATTGGAAAAGTTAAGAAACATAATCATTTACTCAATATAATAAAAGCATAACCAAGCAATTAGTCATTAGCaccaaaattagaaatattatataCTTACGCTAAAATTGCATTAAACTatccaaaacaaaatattacaaaagttAAAAACAATGAAACATTTCACCAATCTTATACCTAGGGTCAACTATAGTTGAAAATGCTTTTGGTgggagagaaataaaaagagataacattaaaattatgctataaaatcgaaatcaaaaagtaaatttgattaaatgatcaaTAATAGATATCTTGGTGATtcaaatttaaacataaatcaACTAAACTATATCGCATTGCTACAATAAATTGATGATTAGCGCAACATGTTATGTTAAAATCCACTTtcttatgataattttttccattatATTAAGTGAAGCCGcacatattttgtcaatttaatatcGTCGCTCATAATGCAATCTTGACATGCTAGCAACGTAAGGCCACAAGTGCAAAGGTTGCTTTGAAAAGCACATTAAAATCAAGACTTCCATGGATATGTGAcaggaaaagcaaaaatttgTGTAATCGATTGATATTGTCAACCACCATCCATCAACTCTAGTGCTTGGTCCTACATAAATTTAAGAGAATGCATTTTCGGAGTTAGAAATGAAAACATATAACTGTTGAAATTCTCACCCACCTTGTCTAAAAGGGAAAAACAGAGACAAAAGCTATCGAAATTTCCAAGAAAGCCACGCCTGCAACTTTCCTCGTTTTGTTAAGAGAATCTTTTCGAAAATAACAGATATTTATATGTCATCGGATtgtaaagaacaaaaattacGTTAAATTGTTCTAAAACAATCAAATAGGATACTCATGCTAGATATGGATAAAAGatataatttgaaaagtaaaaacgaTAAATTCCAATTAGCTAGGTAATAAATCGACAACTCATCGgtgaattgataattttattttgatttgatagtTTCGATTACACATAATTGACAAATGCATTTCATTCACATCATCACATCATTaacattatgaaaatttaaaagcCGATATTAGagaattgattgattatttaGATAACGGACTAAGAACCTCTAGATAAAGCAAAGGTTTTTGTGCATGATCATAGAAAAGTTCGCTTTGGGACGTACCTCTAAAGCGTGCTTGAAAACACATTTGGGGAGTCTAGGGAAGTGGAAGCTGCCAATTTCAAGCAACTTCTTCAGTGCACTCGCCGAATCAGGCAACAGAAATTCCGACCACGCCGGAAACCCCAACCTCTCTAAGCACTCTCGGCTCAGCGACTCCGTCACCACCGGGCCAGAGCACGTCGCCACCACTGACTCGACCAGCTCAGGCTGCAACTCGGCCAACCTGAACGCCACCATTGCGCCGTAGCTGAACCCGACCACTGTGCACTTCTGCACTCCCAGCTTTGCCAGCCCCCTTGCCAGGCACTCCGCCTGGAATCCCACAGTCCGGCAGCCGTCGCCGGTGGAGGAACCACCGAAGAAGAGGAGGTCCGGCACGTAGACTGCATAGTCCCTCGCAAGGGCGAGGACTTGGAACTGCCACGTCAGGATGCCGTCGCCAACGAAGCCGTGGAGGAAGACGACGGCAGGTTTTTTACCGTTGTTGGCATTCTTCTTGAGTCGGCTCGGAGCCCAGATGTTCATGACAGTCCCCGGTTCGACCTCGATCTTTTGAGGTCTCACGCCGGCGAGCTTCATGATCGCTCGCAACAAGGGCTTGTAAATCTTGACAGTGTTCACCAttttctcactctctctctcagcctGATTATGCACGGTGTCGTCCATCTTCGCCATGTACGTCCAGTGGTCATATATTTGTTGGGAATGTGAAGCCGACGGTGCAGTCTGACGCCACGTGTTCCCATAACTTGCTTGTCCGGTTTTCCAAGGAAATTGAAATCtcattctattttcttgttaaacCGCACATCCcttctatctttttatttttctttcgtgCTACGTATCATTGGGGGTTGTCTAGTCCCATTCCCACCATTGGAGCTTACCCCCACCCCCCCCTCTCCCGTTTCTCTCACCCCTTAAATGCCGTCTCTGCAGCCACAACTTTCGGGTGTATACTTTTCCAATTTCCCCATCCGCGACCGTGAGCGAGTGGTGGCAAAGAGCATTAGAAGTTCGTTGGTACTTCGATGTTAGTAGATGCCCTTTCTTTACTATCCCTCCTTCCAAGGCCTTGTGGTTTAGCAGTCCAGTCcatagagagaagaagaaagcacaAACTTCTCTGAAATGACCCGAATTGGCGGATCTTCTCTATCTCCACGTCAAAATGAAGGCTCTTTTCATGAATAATCGTGTCGCCAAGCTCATCCTTGAACTTGATCAGGACGTTGGACAGGAAGACCTTGAACAGGCTTGACTAGCTTCGCATCCTCAGCATAAAGGACAACTCCATCTGTGGCACTGTCCCTAACCTCCAGTCCGTCAGCCTAAATGGCAATGCCTGCTCCAGTATCTTCAACGAGATACTGGGTAGTCAATAACtccatgaatttctttttcttcaatatcaatacatttttttctttagatacTACACACATGTAAAAGAAATGGTTTTCTACAGCATATCTGTGGTCCGGTTGCCTATTATACACCAAACAAAATGATCGGCCCGAATTGCACAACTACTTGTAAAAAGTAAAGGTGTCATTCTTGAAGCGAGGTCCTTTAAGACctgtttggtaattattctgttatggaaataatttttgctcataaataatttttcttatccTGTTCTTTGGACAAATTTCTGAACATTCGAATGCATTTTGGAACTGCACAAAATCTCTAATCATGAAATaggaaaagaacataaatgcatttagtataacccttaaatttttttgtgactaaaaatttcttttaattcttttataattttatgatatttttcttttattttattttttttttctctcttcttcttcctcttataGTCGGTGACCTTGAGCCTCGCTCGGCcatggtgaggccgacctcgtggTGGCTAagcaaggttgacctcgccaaGGGCTAGCAAGGATTAGGTGAGGTTGTTGAACCTCATTTTTCACCACTTGCCAACCATCACCGAGCCTTGTGACTaattagaggaggaagaagaagaaaagaaagagaaaagaaaagagaaaagaaaatgacgaTTCCTAgaattgttcctaagaacaattcAGTTACTTTGTTccactttttgattttgttccaaatctattctctgGAACAAagtttatggtaaaaaaattatagtgagcataatttagaattttggataaaaaaaaatctttaacatAATTTTGCGTAGTTTTTATGACTTTATGTTTATATGGTGTTGctctttgtggaaattgtgaggAATTCCCTACTGTGGAAAGAAGATGGGACTGACATCAAgattagaaagaaaaggacTTGACATCATTTTGTGGAGTTGTGAAGCGAAATGATAGGTGCCTAAGTCAAAATGACAGAACAATAATAGCATGTTTGATAACCAGCCAATTCTTGGCtagttttgttcttttgttcctcgaaatataaaaagaataggacTTCATTTGGtaacatcaactaatttttatacttttgagaaccaattgaaccaatttagtcctaaacatttttacattaatacAAAGTTAGTCGATTCAGCTAATTAAGCTGGAAATCGTTGATGTggatttagtcattttacatgGCACAGCCGGCGCTAACgtagatatttttaataatatttttgaattctattttatttttaataacttttaataattgtttaaattttattttgttttaaaataatttgtttttgatttttttttttttttcttttcccttttatttttgctaGTGTCAATGGCTAGTTGAAGGCCACAAGCCATGGCTAGCAAGGGGAGCACCAGAGAGGCTTCCCTCGCTACATATGGTGAGGCTAACCCTCACCCAAGTTAGGACGGCCTTGCCATGCCTTATAAAGCTAGATATAATGACAGCAACAGCGAGCTCGGAAGTGGCAACTTCGGCCCAAGTCGATGCTTGCACTCCCAATGTTTGAAGGAGCTGATGAACTGAGCGAGCATGTGACTTATTTTGACGATGGCAATGTTGGACCATGGGAActagaaaggaaattcaaaagcaacagaGGTGAGAAGAGGGGCCAAATTTTGATGGATGGCGAGGTGAAGTGGATGTTGTCGTTGCAAGGCATGTCTCCACTCAGGGATAGGTGATAGTGAACCTAAAATGGTAGTGAGACAAAAAGCTCGTTAGATTCTAGGGTTTTATGaatggtgaagaagatgaagaagacaaaGCTAATGCGTcactcaagttgaagatgaggcGTGGTAAAGCTATCTTGGCTTGGGCAAAGGTCAACCTCGCCGACACTCGCCCTCAACCGGGGAATCGGCTAGCAAGGTGACCCTCGCGGCCATGAGGGACCAACCACCAAaaccagcaaaaagaaaagggataggaaaaagatcaaacaactattaaaaaataaaaaattattaaaaaaagtccaCTTCAACATCGTCTATACCATATAGGATAGCCAGCATCTACGTCAACAATTTCTTatctaaattggctaaatggactgaattagtacaaatttaaaaagttcttGGACTAAAGTAGTTcaagtgaaaagtttaggactaaattgttaCTAATGCAGTAGACTtgagacttttttggtacttttccttaAACATAACACATAATTGTCAAATCTTATTGTCTTGTATCCATCAAAGATTAAAGCACGCGTCCCATACCTCTTTGGAACAATAGTACCAAATCAATTAGGTGGAGGATGCACATGGTTACCCAAAAATGTGTGATCGTAGTAAGTTCTTGGTAGGGGTGACATCaatctagggtcaaccctggactaGCCCAATCCTGCCAGTCCTGGACTAGTTCTTAGGGAGACTGGGTCGATCCTTGGTCTTGGGATTCCTGTACCAACACTGTACTTGTTGGTTCTCGATCCTAagaatttagggtaaatccaaCCTAGAGCAATCCTAattgtatatatatgtgtgtgtctatattttatttataattttttttatgacccaagGAACCCCATACAACCGGTAGCTGGTGGGCAAACCCTGGGGCTGCACGAGAGAACCACCACCCTGCGCAAGTGGTTAAGGCACCAAGCGGTTCCActgggtttcgaacccctcaccttGAGGGCAAGGATCAACAGGgccttatccagcggagccaccactGCGGGTggtattatttataatttttttatatagagaaaaccctaaaacaaatggcgtcaacaatattaaataacTTATTAGT
This Eucalyptus grandis isolate ANBG69807.140 chromosome 7, ASM1654582v1, whole genome shotgun sequence DNA region includes the following protein-coding sequences:
- the LOC104455473 gene encoding putative aminoacrylate hydrolase RutD; the protein is MVNTVKIYKPLLRAIMKLAGVRPQKIEVEPGTVMNIWAPSRLKKNANNGKKPAVVFLHGFVGDGILTWQFQVLALARDYAVYVPDLLFFGGSSTGDGCRTVGFQAECLARGLAKLGVQKCTVVGFSYGAMVAFRLAELQPELVESVVATCSGPVVTESLSRECLERLGFPAWSEFLLPDSASALKKLLEIGSFHFPRLPKCVFKHALEVLFNCRKERAELLEALVIPDKDFAFPQYSQKVHLVWGENDRIFPVEVAKSLKENLGDNATLVCIEKAGHLVALERPFVYNKCLKKILASIYKAGHTK